Part of the Aquimarina sp. TRL1 genome, AAAACTCCTATGATGATCTATCCGGCGACTCATTATACGATGGGAGGAATTTGGGTAGATTATAACCTGATGACTACTATTCCAGGATGCTATGCTATTGGAGAGGCGAATTTCTCTGATCACGGAGCGAATCGATTAGGAGCTTCTGCCTTGATGCAGGGACTAGCGGATGGATATTTTGTATTACCATATACAATAGGAGATTACTTGGCAGATGATATTAGAACTGGAAAAATCTCTACAGATACAAAAGAGTTTGATGAAGCAGAAAAGTCTGTAAGAGAACGTATCGATTTCTTTATTAATAATAAAGGAGAGCATTCAGTTGATTATTATCACAAGAAGCTTGGTAAAATTATGTGGGAGAAATGCGGAATGTCTCGTAATGAAGAAGGACTAAAAACAGCAATGTCAGAAATCAAAGCGTTAAGAGAAGATTTCTGGAAGAATGTGACGGTTCCTGGAGGAAAAGATGAAATGAACCCTGAGTTAGAAAAAGCAGGAAGAGTTGCTGATTTCCTAGAATTAGGGGAGCTGTTTGCTAAGGATGCTTTAGAAAGAAATGAATCTTGTGGAGGACATTTCCGTGAAGAGTCTGTGGAGTTGGATGGAATGCAAAAAGGAGAAGCAAAAAGAGATGATGAGAATTATGCATATGTAGCTGCCTGGGAATATAAAGGAGAACCAGGAGATGCGGTTCTGCATAAGGAAGAATTAGAATTTAAAGACATTGAACTAAAACAACGTTCGTACAAATAAGAAGAGATTATGAATTTAACGCTTAAAATTTGGAGACAGAAAGGTCCTAAGGATAAAGGGCAAATGGTAGACTACCAGGTGTCAGATATATCAGAGCACATGTCCTTCTTAGAAATGATGGATGTTCTTAATGAAGAGCTAATTGCTAGAGGAGAAGAGCCTGTTGCATTTGATCATGATTGTAGGGAAGGAATATGCGGAATGTGTTCTATGTTTATCAATGGAGAAGCACACGGACCAGATAGAGGAATTACGACTTGTCAGTTGCATATGCGTATGTTCAAGGATGGGGATACAATTACAATAGAACCTTTCCGAGCCAAAGCATTTCCTGTAATAAAAGACTTGGTTGTAGACAGATCTTCTTTTGATAGAATACAACATGCAGGAGGGTATATTTCGGTAAACACTTCTGGAAATACTCAGGATGCAAATGCGCTTCCTATTGCAAAAGAAGCTGCTGATAAAGCAATGGATGCAGCTACCTGTATCGGTTGTGGGGCATGTGTAGCAACTTGTAAAAATGCTTCTGCAATGTTATTTGTTGGAGCAAAAGTATCTCAGTATGCATTACTTCCTCAGGGTCAGGTTGAAGCAGCAGATCGAGTATTGGCAATGGTAAATCAAATGGATGAAGAAGGATTTGGTAACTGTACCAATACAGGAGCTTGTGAGATAGAATGTCCTAAAGGAATTTCTTTAGAAAATATTGCTCGTATGAATAGTGAGTTTCTTAAAGCAAGCTTGAAAGGATAAAGAAAATAACATAATATACTTTTATGCAAAATCCAAACTTATTTAAAGTTTGGATTTTGTATTTTATAATAAACTCAAAAATAAGTGTAGTAAAATATAATAGTATTTTTGTAGTATACCTGATAGATTAAATACCTGTAGTATAAAATGAAAAAGATAGTAACTGCGATAATGATTAGTGTGCTTTGTGTGTCTTCTTGTAAGGAGCGTAAAAAAGCACCTGAAACAATAATAAATGCTCCTGTAGTTACCTCAGAAGAACTGGTGTCTCCTTATTTTGATAAGGTGGAGCTTTTGAAACGATTAGAAAAATTAGCTTCAGATTCCTATGAAGGTAGAAAAACAGGAACAAGAGGAAATGAAATGGCTAGAGGTTTTATAAAAGAAACGTTTAAAAAACTAAATGTAGTACCTGTAACGACCTCTTTTGAACAACAATTTACTATAAACAGGGGAGTAGAAGAATTAACAGGAGTCAATGTGATAGGAGTAGTAAAAGGAACTACCTACAGGGACCAGTATATTGTCATTACAGCTCATTATGATCATTTAGGGATAAAGAATGAGGCAATCTATAATGGAGCAGATGATAATGCATCCGGAGTTAGTGCATTGTTTGCTTTTGCAGAACATTTTGAGAAAAACCCACCAAAGCACTCTGTTGTTTTGATTGCTTTTGATGCAGAAGAAATAGGGTTATTGGGAGCTTCTTATTTTGTCGAGAATTACGATATGCTTGCAGGAGGTGATATTGTTTTGAATATAAATATGGATATGATAGGGAGAAATGTTAACGATGAACTCTATGTTGTAGGAACGCGGTATCACAGATCATTAGCTGATGCTGTAAAAAATAATCCGATAACGAATAAGGTAAAACTTTTGATAGGGCATGATGGTTCAGATGGTAAGGATGATTGGACAGAAGCATCTGATCACGGTCCTTTTTATCAGAAAAAAATTCCCTTTTTATATTTTGGGGAAGAAGATCATCCAGACTATCATAAAGAGACAGATGAATTTGAAGGAATTCAGCCTGAGTTTTATTTTGATGCGGTAGAACATATTATAGGAGTGTTTCTTATGTTAGATGAACAAGAAAACTATACTAATTAATGTATGAATCAAGGAGAAATAAGAAAGTATATAGCACGTTTGGATGATTGTTTTGAAGGAGTGCCCTGGTATGGCGTTTCTGTTTTAGAAAAGTTACATACGATTGATTATAAAGATGTAGGGACAGTTCCTGTGGATGGAGTAAATTCCATTGCTAAACTTGTCCGGCATATGGTAAGTTGGAGAGATTTTGTGATAGAAAAATTGCTAAAAAATAAAACTTTTGATATTCAGTTGAATACAGCTGCTGATTGGCCGGAAATTACTATTCACTCAGAAAAAGATTGGAAGGATCTTGTAAGTACATTGTACGTGTCTCAGTCACGGATAAAAGAGCTTCTTCTGTCCGAAACAGATGCGATACTGGATGTGATAGTGCCAGGGAAATCATATACCTATAAGTATATGATCGAAGGAATCATCCAACATGATATATATCACTTGGGACAAATCGGAATAGCTTCTAAATTGATAAATCTTTCAAAAATCTCTGTAAAAAAATAAATATAAGGTTACATGCTTTCCTTCGAGGTTGTTATAGAAGGGACTACAGGCGTTTTTTGCAGGTTGATAGAATCTGTTTGTATGGTGTCTTTGATTTTTTCAATATATGCTAACCGTATTGATTTTTTAGTGACGATAGCATCATTGAGAATAAAAGGCTTTGGCATCATTTTTTTATTTCTGGAAGGAATAGAGAACAATGGGTTATTTAATAAGTCATAAGAAGATTCATAAACGATGAGTGTAGGGATAGAGTCCTTATGGAATTTCATTTGTACATGTAAAGGTTTTCTTCCGTTAGTATGATACGTCAATAGGTTCTTGCTCCATCTTTTAGTAAAGGCATTATATGTATTATTGTCTTTGTAAGTGAAATCAATTGCGGTTTCGTTATTGACTTCTAAGGATTCGAAATTAAACAGTTTCTTAGTGTATAAATCTATTCTATTTACATTTCTGTTAGGAATGATGGATAAAGAAAGGATTCTGCTGCTACCAGTGATGGTGTCTTTTATGATTTCTAGTGATGGTGCAGGTATTTTTTTTGAAGGAGCTATCGAGGCAAAAGCGAATCCTCTTTCATATTTATTCTGAATAGTATTTTTGTTATAGGTTTCTGCGATATTTTCACCCGGTTTGATGTAGTTTTTGGTCCAGGAATCTAAAATAGCATCATAGCTAGCCCAAACCGCTTTGTTTTCATCGGTATCTAATATGTATACAAGACTATTTGGTTTTTGCCTGGTTTCTGTAAAGTCCGATTTAAAATGGGCAGAGATGAGAAATACTAGTGCTAATAGAAAAGCAATATTTCCAAGGCTCTTTTTTCTTTTGTAAAACCCAAGAATAGGAAGTAATAATCCAAATAATAGAACCGTAAGTATTGCCGATACAAAAAGAATTTTTAATCCTAAAGCAACTGGGAAAGTGGCAATAAAAGGAGTTATAATGTAAATAGCAGGAACAGATAATAACACCATTAAAACGGCATTCGGTTTTGTTTGTCTGATCAAGACAAGGATTGAAAGGATAGAAAAGAAAATAAGAACGGTAAAATAACTGGCTCCCTTGAGGTATAAAGAGGATAATAAACAAATGAGAATCCATACTGCAATTGGGGCGATAGCAAAACTAGTAGGGGTTTGGTGAGATGTAAAATGAGCATATACCTTAAAACAAATACCAATAGAAAGAAAAACAAATGCAGCGATATACTGATGCCCATTATAGGTAAAACCATGTTGGATTTCTGAATAATGAGGGTATATTATTTGGAGAAGACTCCACCCTCCAAACGTAATTCCTCCTGCTAACAAAAGAGATATGAGTAATGCAATTCCTCCTTTAAAGGTGTCCTTGATGGAAATTTTATAAGATACACGTCCGTAGATAATGACCGCTATAAATAGTATTGTAGCAATTATTAAGAGAGTATAAATCCAATCAAAAGGATAGGTTACCATATTTACAAGAGGAGCATTAAAGTAAATGTAATCTTTGTCAGATTTTAGATTGTGAAGATCTGCTTCGGAGAAGTAAGTTAGTAAAGGCATTAAATAACTTCCTTGATGTTGTAAGGAGTTTTTGTCCAGGTTTTGCCATGTGTCATTGAGAGTGTGATAGTCATAATGATCATCAATAAAAGCAAAATTAAACCCGTCAATATTCCCTTGTTCTCTCAAGGCTGTAAGGTCAGTGTCATTAGGAAGCATTTTATATATGCTATAAGCCAGAGAATTGGTTACAGGATAGGAAGGATTGGCTTTTGAGAAAGCTTCAATCATATTTTTGTTTTTCCCATTTGTCTCCATAAGCATAAAAGAATTCCCTCCACTTCCTCGGGCTTCGAAGTTTAAGGCAATTCCTATGTCTTTAGCCCATGGGTGTTTTTTTACAAATAGATCAGCTCCCAATAAGCCGATTTCTTCTCCGTCCGAGAAACAAATAATAATATCATTTTTAGGGGTTTTATTATGACTTAAAAAAGCACGAACACCTTCTAGGATAGTGGCTACTCCACTTGCGGCATCACTGGCTCCTATTGATGAATGTGGATCGCTATCATAGTGTGTAAGTAGTAAGACAGCTTTACCGGGTTCTGACCCTGGTATTTTAGCAATAATATTTTGAACATCGCTACATTCTCCCTGTTTGTATATTGTAAAACCTTTTTGAATTGTAGGGGAAAGGTCTAATGCTTTTAATTGGCTAATGATGTAATCCCGAGTATCTTCTTGTTCTTTACTTCCTGTATAGTGTGGCTTTTTGGCAACTTGCTTTACATGCTCTAGGGCTCTCATGGTAGAAAAGCTAGTTTCGGGAGCGTCCTGCTGGGAGATTCGTTGTGGCATGCTACTGTAAAAAGTATACCAGATTGCAAAAAGAATTAAAACCAATGAAAATAAAGAAGGGAATTTTTTCATGAAATGTTGTGTTTAGATAAAGATAGTAAAATAAGAAGAGATGATTTCTTCTGTACTTGTGGATTTGATAAGTTGCTGTAAATCACTATATTTAATAAGAACTAAAAATGAGTGGTTATGGGTATAATTAATTTTCAAGGAGCTAGACCAAAAGGAAAGAAAATAGATGAAACTCCGATTAAGGTTTCTGACTATATGAGCAAAAAGCTGATAACTTTTTCTCCAAAACAATCCGTAATGGAAGTAGTAGAGACATTAATTAAGAATAAAATTTCCGGAGGACCAGTAGTTAATGAGAAAAATGAATTGTTGGGAATTATCTCAGAAGGAGATTGTATCAAGCAAATTAACGAAAGTAGGTATTATAATATGCCTATCGAAAACGCAAGTGTAGAGAAGTTCATGATTACGAATGTAGAAACAATTGAAGGAAATCTCAGTGTGTTTGATGCGGCCAATAAGTTTTTACAATCCAAGAGAAGGCGATTCCCGATTGTAGAGAATGGGAAACTAGTAGGGTTGATTAGTCAGAAAGATGTGCTAAAGGCAGCCTTGAAACTAAATGGTCAAAACTGGAATAAGTAATTTTTTCTAAAAACAAGGTAAGTAAAAAACAGTTGAAATGTTTATAGTGAAAACGTTTCAACTTGTTCTTTTTACTAGTGCGTAAAACTCATTTTCTAAAGGGAGATATCCCTGATCGTAAACAAAGTAATACATGGTTCCTGTTTTGGTTGTATAAATACTTGTAAAATGCTGAAAATCGAATCCTTCTGAAATAAGTCGGGATTTTGTGGTTTTCGTTTTGTCTTTAGGATTTAACCGTTCCAGTATCCGATAATTCTTCCTTAAATAATTATTAGTATTTCTAATAAGGTTTTTGCTGTCTTTGTTTAGTTTGTTGTTAAAAGCGTTTCTACAGTAATCGGAGCAAAATTTCTTATCAGATCTACCTAAAATTTTACCTCCGCATTCAGGACATTTTCTATGCATATTCTAAGTTCTATTTAATTAAGGTTTTTACTCGATAGTCGAGATTTAAATGCTTCGGGAGTTGTACCGAAGAGGTTTACTACTAGAGTATATGAAAAAACCAAAGAGGGGTTTATAATTCGTCTCTCTTATTGCAAAAAGGGGTATAGAATAGGCTTATTAACTACAGTGATTCCAGCTTTCAAGGTAGTATAGAATATCTTGTTTTGAAAGCAGATCACTTGTACAAGGTAATTAATTCAGCTGAAAGAGTGTATACGAACAAAGTTAAATTTTTTTTTCAAAAGCTCTTGAAAAGGAAATTTGGCGATAATTATGTCGTATGAATAACGGATAAAAAATATGGTTTTGTAAGAAAAATATGGAGGTAATACCGTTTGTGTAGTGCCAGAGGTCATTATAATTTTTTATAAGAATATTGGAAATTAATTAGAAATAAAAAACATAGGTTAATCGGTTGTTTTTTAATGTTGTAGCGTGATTTTTTTAAGTGTTTTTATTTTTAAAAATCAATTTTATTGTGTTAAAGCGATTAATTTGTAAAATAAAACTGCACAATTTTAAGTTTACGATAGTCAGGGAAGTTACCTACCTGCTTTTTAGCTAGGTGACTACATGATTAATTTGAGCATTAAAGGAATCAACATGTGTTTTATATCGATACCTGGACGGAGTCGATGTAATTATAATTATTTCAAATTTTGAATGTATATACTTCCTTGGTATTAAAGAATATCTCGGGTTTTTAATTAGGAAAGCGCTTGGATTAAATATGATAATTCAAGTGCTTTCTTTTTTTAAAAGAATACGTCCTGTGCTACTCTGTATGTATTGGCATGTGCTTCAATGATTGTTTTGATATCAGGAGAATAACCTCCTCCCATAGAGCACATAACAGGGATTTCTTTTTCCTTACAAATAGTTAGAATAAAAAGATCTCGTTGTTTGCACCCTTCCATAGAACATTGAATTTTGCCTAATTTGTCAGAAGCTAAAATATCAACTCCGGATAAGTAATAGATAAAATCAGGTTTTTCGGTTTCAATTAACTGAGGAACGGTTCTTTCTAATAGATTGAGGAATTCTACATCCCCCGTTGTATCAGGTAAAGGAATATCTAGATCTGATTCCTCTTTTCTAAAAGGGTAGTTACTGGCGCCATGCATAGAGAATGTAAAAACAGCAGGTTCATCTTTAAAAATTTCTGCAGTTCCATTTCCTTGATGTACATCCAGATCAATTATCAGAACTTTAGAAGCAAGCTTATGTGTTAGGAGGTATTGAGCCCCGATTGCTTGATCATTTAATAAGCAAAAGGCTTCTCCGTGATCGGAGTATGCATGATGTGTACCGCCGGCAATATTGAAAGAAATACCGTATTCAATAGCATATTTAGAGGCTTTGATCGTACCGTCTGCAATCAGTAACTCACGATCAATTAATGCTTTTGATAATGGAAAACCGATTTTTCTGCAAGCTTTAGGAGAAAGAGTAAGATCAATAAGTTGTTGATAATATGCTTGGGTATGAACAGCCAGAATGTTTTCTTCATCGGGAAACACCGGAGTAAAAAAATTATCATGATGACAAGTGCCTTCATGAATCAATTGTTTTTGCAACAATTCATACTTTATCATAGGAAACCGATGCCCGTCCGGAAGAGGATGGGTATACATAGGGTGATAGGCAATATGAAGCATTTCTTTTTGTGCTTTAAACCAAAAAGCTGTTGTTTAGCTAACAACAGCTCCAGGGGTAACTTCTTGCTCTTCTGGATTAAGGAAAACTAGTTTCCCTTCCGGAGTTTCAGTCATTAGAATCATACCTTCGCTTTCAACTCCTCTGAGTTTTCTCGGAGCCAAATTGACTAAGACACTTACTTTTTTTCCTACGACTTCTTCTGCAGAAAAGTGCTCTGCTATTCCGGATACGATTGTTCGTACATCAATTCCGGTATCTACTTTTAGCACGAGTAGTTTTTTAGCTTTAGGCATTTTGGCTGCTTCTACGATAGTACCAATACGAATATCTAATTTGGTAAAATCTTCAAAAGTAGCAATGTCTTTTTGTGGTTCTACAATTTTATTAGCTACCTCGTTTGCTTTTTTAGTAGCTTCTAGTTTATCCAGTTGCTGCTGGATTTCTTTATCATCTATTTTAGAGAATAGTAATGTTCCTTTTTGTATCTGATGTCCTGTGGTAAGGAATACCTCTTGTTGATTGATGTCGTTCCATCTCAATGAAGAAAAATTAAGCATTGTTTTTAATTTTTCTGAGGTGAAAGGTAAGAAAGGCTCCGAAAGTGTTGATAAGACAGTAGCAATTTGTAGTGCGACATACATTATTGTTTTTGTTCGCTCCTCATCTGTTTTTATCAATTTCCACGGTTCTTCATCTGCTAGGTATTTATTCCCTAAACGAGCTACATTCATAAGCTCCTGGCTTGCTTCTCTAAATCGATAGCGTTCAATAGAACTCGCAATTACTGCAGGATACGCTTTTAACTCTTGTAGAGTCTGCTTGTCAGTATCGGTTAATGTTCCTGCTTCAGGAACAATTCCATCATAATATTTATTCGTTAAGACGATAACACGATTAATGAAATTTCCAAAAATGGCTACAAGTTCATTGTTGTTTCTGGCTTGAAAGTCTTTCCAGGTAAAATCATTATCCTTGGTTTCTGGAGCGTTTGCTGTCAATGTATATCTTAGTACATCCTGTTTTCCAGGAAATTCTTCCAGATATTCATGTAGCCATA contains:
- a CDS encoding succinate dehydrogenase/fumarate reductase iron-sulfur subunit, whose product is MNLTLKIWRQKGPKDKGQMVDYQVSDISEHMSFLEMMDVLNEELIARGEEPVAFDHDCREGICGMCSMFINGEAHGPDRGITTCQLHMRMFKDGDTITIEPFRAKAFPVIKDLVVDRSSFDRIQHAGGYISVNTSGNTQDANALPIAKEAADKAMDAATCIGCGACVATCKNASAMLFVGAKVSQYALLPQGQVEAADRVLAMVNQMDEEGFGNCTNTGACEIECPKGISLENIARMNSEFLKASLKG
- a CDS encoding M20/M25/M40 family metallo-hydrolase — encoded protein: MKKIVTAIMISVLCVSSCKERKKAPETIINAPVVTSEELVSPYFDKVELLKRLEKLASDSYEGRKTGTRGNEMARGFIKETFKKLNVVPVTTSFEQQFTINRGVEELTGVNVIGVVKGTTYRDQYIVITAHYDHLGIKNEAIYNGADDNASGVSALFAFAEHFEKNPPKHSVVLIAFDAEEIGLLGASYFVENYDMLAGGDIVLNINMDMIGRNVNDELYVVGTRYHRSLADAVKNNPITNKVKLLIGHDGSDGKDDWTEASDHGPFYQKKIPFLYFGEEDHPDYHKETDEFEGIQPEFYFDAVEHIIGVFLMLDEQENYTN
- a CDS encoding DinB family protein, translated to MNQGEIRKYIARLDDCFEGVPWYGVSVLEKLHTIDYKDVGTVPVDGVNSIAKLVRHMVSWRDFVIEKLLKNKTFDIQLNTAADWPEITIHSEKDWKDLVSTLYVSQSRIKELLLSETDAILDVIVPGKSYTYKYMIEGIIQHDIYHLGQIGIASKLINLSKISVKK
- a CDS encoding M28 family peptidase is translated as MKKFPSLFSLVLILFAIWYTFYSSMPQRISQQDAPETSFSTMRALEHVKQVAKKPHYTGSKEQEDTRDYIISQLKALDLSPTIQKGFTIYKQGECSDVQNIIAKIPGSEPGKAVLLLTHYDSDPHSSIGASDAASGVATILEGVRAFLSHNKTPKNDIIICFSDGEEIGLLGADLFVKKHPWAKDIGIALNFEARGSGGNSFMLMETNGKNKNMIEAFSKANPSYPVTNSLAYSIYKMLPNDTDLTALREQGNIDGFNFAFIDDHYDYHTLNDTWQNLDKNSLQHQGSYLMPLLTYFSEADLHNLKSDKDYIYFNAPLVNMVTYPFDWIYTLLIIATILFIAVIIYGRVSYKISIKDTFKGGIALLISLLLAGGITFGGWSLLQIIYPHYSEIQHGFTYNGHQYIAAFVFLSIGICFKVYAHFTSHQTPTSFAIAPIAVWILICLLSSLYLKGASYFTVLIFFSILSILVLIRQTKPNAVLMVLLSVPAIYIITPFIATFPVALGLKILFVSAILTVLLFGLLLPILGFYKRKKSLGNIAFLLALVFLISAHFKSDFTETRQKPNSLVYILDTDENKAVWASYDAILDSWTKNYIKPGENIAETYNKNTIQNKYERGFAFASIAPSKKIPAPSLEIIKDTITGSSRILSLSIIPNRNVNRIDLYTKKLFNFESLEVNNETAIDFTYKDNNTYNAFTKRWSKNLLTYHTNGRKPLHVQMKFHKDSIPTLIVYESSYDLLNNPLFSIPSRNKKMMPKPFILNDAIVTKKSIRLAYIEKIKDTIQTDSINLQKTPVVPSITTSKESM
- a CDS encoding CBS domain-containing protein, encoding MGIINFQGARPKGKKIDETPIKVSDYMSKKLITFSPKQSVMEVVETLIKNKISGGPVVNEKNELLGIISEGDCIKQINESRYYNMPIENASVEKFMITNVETIEGNLSVFDAANKFLQSKRRRFPIVENGKLVGLISQKDVLKAALKLNGQNWNK
- a CDS encoding DUF2116 family Zn-ribbon domain-containing protein, with product MHRKCPECGGKILGRSDKKFCSDYCRNAFNNKLNKDSKNLIRNTNNYLRKNYRILERLNPKDKTKTTKSRLISEGFDFQHFTSIYTTKTGTMYYFVYDQGYLPLENEFYALVKRTS
- a CDS encoding histone deacetylase gives rise to the protein MLHIAYHPMYTHPLPDGHRFPMIKYELLQKQLIHEGTCHHDNFFTPVFPDEENILAVHTQAYYQQLIDLTLSPKACRKIGFPLSKALIDRELLIADGTIKASKYAIEYGISFNIAGGTHHAYSDHGEAFCLLNDQAIGAQYLLTHKLASKVLIIDLDVHQGNGTAEIFKDEPAVFTFSMHGASNYPFRKEESDLDIPLPDTTGDVEFLNLLERTVPQLIETEKPDFIYYLSGVDILASDKLGKIQCSMEGCKQRDLFILTICKEKEIPVMCSMGGGYSPDIKTIIEAHANTYRVAQDVFF